The Acidobacteriota bacterium nucleotide sequence GCCGTCCGCCAGTTCGGCGGTCCACACGGCGTGTGTCGTCGAAACGCTGGCCCACCTGGCCTACGGCACGTTGTCCCTGAATCCCAACGCGCGAGCCATCTCGTCTGCGCTCCTCCAGAAGCACTTTTCCCGGAAGCACGGCCCCGAGGCCTACTACGGACAGGCGAAGGACTGATCAGGGATTGGGGATTAGGGATTGGGGATTGGCTAATCCCTAACCGCTAACCCCTAATCCCTAACTGACCGGGGATTCGCTAAGTGCTTGCAGACGCTTCGACCTGGACGATACACTTAGAAGTTCTACTTCCTGGAATGGATTAGCACTATGACGATGCTCGATCGCATGCGGCGTCACAAGGGCTGGCTCAAGTGGAGCCTGGCCCTGGTGTGTCTTACCTTTGTGGTGTTCTATATCCCCAGTTTCCTGGGCAACGGCGACGGCACCTCTTCCAATGACGAAGTGGCGCGGGTGGATGGCACCAGCATCAACGTCTCGGAGTTCCGCCGGGCGTACCAGAGCCAGGTCGCGGCGTACCGCCAGGCCTACGGTGCCGGCATCAGCGAACAATTGCTGAAGCAGCTCGGATTCGAGCAGCAGGTGCTGCAGCAGTTGATCAACGAGCGCGCGATGGTAGCCGAAGCCGGACGCCTCGGCATCACCGTGACCGATGAGGAAGTGGGCCAGCGCATCGTGTCGATGCCGGAGTTCCAGGAAAACGGCAGGTTCGTCGGCGAGCAGCGCTACCAGATCACGCTCAGGAACGCCCGTCCGCCCCTCTCCCCGCCCGAATTCGAGGCGAGCCTCAAGCGCCAGTTGCTCATCCAGAAGCTGCAGGCCGTGGTGACCGACTGGGTGAGCGTGACCAACACCGAAGCCGACGCGGAGTATCAGCGCCGCAACGAGAAGGTCAAAGTGCAGCTCGTGCACATCTCCGCCGATACGTTCCGCGCCCAGGCGACGGCGACCGACGCCGAGATCGCGGCCGCCTTCGAGAAGAACAAAGAGAAGTACCGCATCGGTGAGCGCCGGAAGGTGAAGTACCTGCTGATCGATCTCGATGCCCAGCGCAAGGGCGTCATAGTGCCCTCGCGCGAGGTGGAGCGGTTCTACAACAACAACATCGAGACATTCTCGACGCCGGAGCAGGTGCGCGCGAGCCACATCCTCCTCAAGAGCGAAGGCAAGGACGAGAAGGCCGTGCGGGCCGAGGCGGAGAAAGTACTGGCCGAAGCCAAGAAACCGAACGCCGATTTCGCGGCGCTGGCCAAGAAGTACTCCGAGGACGAGCCGACCGCCAAGCAGGGCGGCGACCTCGACTACTTCGCAAAAGGCCGGATAGGCCCGGAATTCGACGAGGTCGCGTTCGCGCTCGCGCCCGGCACGATGAGCAACGTGGTGAAGACCAGCGTCGGTTTCCAGATCATCAAGGTCGTGGACAAGAAGGCGGCCACCACCCGAACGCTCGAGCAGGTGCGGGCGCAGATCACCGAGCAACTGGCGATGGAAAAGGCGCAGAAGGCCGCTGATGGCCTGGCCGATCAGCTGGCGAAGGAACTGAAGACGCCGCCGGATCTCGACAAGGTCGCGGCGTCGCGCGGATGGAAGGTCCAGGAGACCGGGTTCTTCACGCGTGAAGAGCCGCTGCTCAGCCTCGGCGGATCGCCGCAGGTGTCGGCCGAAATCTTCCAGCTTGGCAACAACGAAGTCAGCGGCGCCTTGCGAGTGGGCCGCGGGTACGCGTTTGCGGCGGTCTCGGGTCGCGAAGATCCACGAATCCCCACGCTCGACGAGGTGAAGGACAAGGCCCGCGACGATGTGATCAAGGAGAAGGCGAGCAAGCTGGCGTCTGAGAAGGCGGCTACGCTGGCGGCGGCCCTCAAAACGGCGATCGATTTCGTGGCAGCCGCCAAGAAGGCCGGGATCGAGGCCAAGACGAGCGATCTCGTCGCGCGCGGCACCGCGCTGCCGGATGTGGGCATGAACGCCACGGTGGAGAAGGCCGCGTTTTCACAGGCCATCGGCGCCGTGAGTGATCCGATTGCGACACTGGATGGCACGACGATCCTGAAGGTCATCGAGCGGAAGGACATCGCCCCGAGCGAAGCCGCAGGCGCGCGGGAGTCGATCAAACAGGATCTGCTCGGCCAGCGGCGCAATCAGTTCTTCAACGCCTACATGATAAAGGCGCGCCAGAAGATGAAGATCCAGATGAACCGCGAGGCCCTCGATAGGTCGACCGGCGCGTAAGCGAACGCACGGCTTCTTCAAACCCTGGAGGTTGACGTGCTGAGTCCTTCGGTGCACAAACACGGC carries:
- a CDS encoding SurA N-terminal domain-containing protein — encoded protein: MTMLDRMRRHKGWLKWSLALVCLTFVVFYIPSFLGNGDGTSSNDEVARVDGTSINVSEFRRAYQSQVAAYRQAYGAGISEQLLKQLGFEQQVLQQLINERAMVAEAGRLGITVTDEEVGQRIVSMPEFQENGRFVGEQRYQITLRNARPPLSPPEFEASLKRQLLIQKLQAVVTDWVSVTNTEADAEYQRRNEKVKVQLVHISADTFRAQATATDAEIAAAFEKNKEKYRIGERRKVKYLLIDLDAQRKGVIVPSREVERFYNNNIETFSTPEQVRASHILLKSEGKDEKAVRAEAEKVLAEAKKPNADFAALAKKYSEDEPTAKQGGDLDYFAKGRIGPEFDEVAFALAPGTMSNVVKTSVGFQIIKVVDKKAATTRTLEQVRAQITEQLAMEKAQKAADGLADQLAKELKTPPDLDKVAASRGWKVQETGFFTREEPLLSLGGSPQVSAEIFQLGNNEVSGALRVGRGYAFAAVSGREDPRIPTLDEVKDKARDDVIKEKASKLASEKAATLAAALKTAIDFVAAAKKAGIEAKTSDLVARGTALPDVGMNATVEKAAFSQAIGAVSDPIATLDGTTILKVIERKDIAPSEAAGARESIKQDLLGQRRNQFFNAYMIKARQKMKIQMNREALDRSTGA